The stretch of DNA CTCGTGTCTGCCACAAACCACTGTCAAAATAGAGAAGCGGAGCTCAGGATGAAATGGACTCAGCTCATATCACATTACTCTTAGAAAGGGTTAATAACGGCAAAATAGTGCAAGTATTTATCCATGTTATTTCTCCTTCAGGTGGACAAGCACTCATGGTCAACACAGGCTTAAGAGTGGTGGCTGTTGACAGCTCACCACAAGAGCTAATACCTTAcaatatttttcacattctcCATCCTTGGCAGCAGTATCGATTTCCCACCACTGGAGCATTCAACAGGGAACTCTTCATTCTTGATTTCATGTAGCTCAaaccagttttaaaaacaacaacaaaaaaatcccacttccCAAGTATTAAACCACAATTTAACAAGCAGGCATTCCCTCTCATCAAGTTATTCCTCAAATAAGGGAACATTTGaggaaatcagaattttcctACCTTAACTCACTGTCACACTAGTCCTATTTTCCAGATGTGGGACACTCATGTTGTGTCCAGCAGGTTGGGATCCTCCCTGGGCCCGGGCAGCTCTGAGTGCACTGCAGCGACTGCAGCAGAAGACAAGCCTCGTTCATGAACTCTCCACACTTTCTagcctccagctgtgctgagcaagGCGTTTCCTTCAGCATATCTGCTAAGAATGCATGAAATGCACTCCAACAAGTCAACCAGGTTAGGAGGTTTCAGGAATGAGGAAAATAGGATTGTAAGAAGCtttaggtttgtttgtttttttttttttttgtaatgataGTATGTACACAATAAAGAAGACACTGTGGACTTTGGGAAAGTTTGGACTAAGATGATAAACAAGTTATGGCAGAGAACCAAACTTGCCCAGGATGATAAAGGACTTTTCCTGGTGCCATGTTACTGAATATTCACTCTTAATTGGCTAACTACTAACACCTATGAGAAAAAGATGACCTGTTTCCAACCTAGATAAACTAGATAATCAATTTTCTCACTCTTCTTCGCTGGATCTGGTTTAATAACtacagggaaggagaaaaaaaaaaaaaaaaaaaaaagtaatctttcTTGTTCCATAAGGACTGTGGCAGgaaaaagtttgggtttttttgtagcaAATTTACCAAAATTAGCAAATTGCAGCCATTCCAGAAATGTTGAAACAGGGTCAAACTTGCCAGtctcagctggaaaaaacaCACTGGGGAGCCAGTCACCAAACAGGTGACATTATGTCTTTTATAGAGCATTTTAGGAGTTTGTTTACTCACCCAGAAAGCTGGAGAGCACAATCCAATTCCCCCTGCCTAAATACATTTGAATCCgccctctgcctttcccagaACAACAGGCTAGGAGAGTTCTCGTGTGGGTGCTTAGTCTTTTATTGACACACAATTTGCGTAAGCACGTTTTCATTGTGAGACGGACTGGATTCCAGTCCACTAGCAGGGCAAGAGCCCTCAGCACGTCCATCGCTCTTTCTCTGACTCCTTTTTCCAAACTCTCTCATATGGCAGAGATTTCCCCTGCTAAAGCTTTTCAAGACCTTATTTGAGATCTTCTTCACATGCTGACAAATTAAAGCTCTCTTCAGATTAAGGCGGCATCAGTTTAAAGCTCCTAGAAAGAAATACAGGGTAAACTTGGATTATAATCCCTATTCTTCAGTACAGGAATTGAACGACTGATTTCCAGTGCTTTTGAAGCATTCAGAGTGTCaaagctttgaagaaaaaatattttaaaacctttgagaataaaagttaaaattctACTTGTCCTTATTAAAAAACATCTTCACAATCTCAGTTTTAACTATGGTGTCTGCAGTTTTCCCTCCAGCTCCTTTTCTCTCCATGCAGGTCCATTAAGACCCCAAACCAGGAAGAAGGATGAGACCTAACCCATACATGGAGAGAAAAGCTCTGGAAGCTCTGGTACATTAACACATGTGgtttataaactgcacctgcaCCAAAATGCGTAGTATCTtttactgagggaaaaaaaagacaaatacatTATCTTAAAACTAATCAGCAAAGACTTGTTCTGTTCAtgattttgtttattaaaaaggTAGTATAAAACACAACCCCTTTAAGAAACAAATTGAAGACAAACAAAGGGTATTCTCAGATGCTGTCACAAGTCTAGACATTAATCAAATACCATTTGCTTTGTAATGTTGCTTTTCTAAAGGATAAATGAAAATGACtaatttattgaaataaaatcacCTGTCAGAAAAAATTCCAAGTCTACTTACTGAAAAGTTTAATCTAACAACATACTTTCATATTACAGAATGAGCAAATAACCGGTTTGCTGCAAAAGGTTTCAtaattctataaatattttacagaactTCCAGGGTATCCTGACAGTAAGATGTCAAGTTATAATGAGCACTACAATACACACAAGTCAAATCAACAAAAACACACAACTCTCAGAATCAATTTACCATGCTGCAGTATGGTTCctcaaatgcaaaaataaaaataataatttaaaatccaattaaaatctataagaatttttttttttttgccaatttggtttggtttaggtTCAAGAATTCAGGGTATGAATATTCACGAAAGGCAAGTTTGGGTTTCTATGAAGCATCCAACACCTTCAAGTTTTTTTAAGTGAATAGAACTAATTAAGCTAATTATTTGTAATTGTTAATCAGGTAACCTTAACTGAATAATGTCTAGGACATGTTTTAGCTAAAATGCACTGCATTGAACATACTAAAGATTTTAAGTGAATTGCAATCCTTATACAAAACCTAAgctaaaaaatctttaaaaagccAGCAGGAGAAACAGATAAACATTTTGATGCAAAACGAAACTAATTCTCTCTTTACACCTGTATATGATCATTCAAGAACCTGcgaaaaaagagaaaagctaaaaagccttttattttGAGGCTCTTTGTTTTCCAGGTGTTTACCCTGGCCATGCTCCTCCAGCTACATCATCTCTGGTGAATACCTGCAACTCcataaaaattccttcccaTCAAACCACTGAGCAGCATCTGATTCTAAAGTGAACTACCAATTTATCCTGAAGCTAAGCAATTATTTTGGATGGTTCAGAAAGTGATTCTGCCAAATCATGCTGAAGGATCAATTCATACTCTGTGGTATCGTATTTAAGTGGCTTTACATCCATTTTGTTACACTGAATATTGGTAGAAACAACTGTTTCTGTAGTTCACAACTGGGCAAAACAATTATCCATAAGTTGTTCCAGCCTGCTGCTAGTTATTATTTTCATCATATACAGAGGAAAGGAGACATTCTCTTAAAATGAACCTCTCACCAAAAACACAGGGATAAAGGAACACATAGCATACTGGAACACTGGAATGGAACCTAAAAAACCTTAGAAACTGAGCAAAAAGGTTGCTTTTGTCACTCGTAATGAGCAAGAAAAGCaattacaaaacattttaattaaagaaaaaaagtctgaaaattcctttaagGGTTTTAATTTCTTACCAATTTATGTATGATGCTGATCAGTAAGAAAAGTATGTAAGTTTAAAAAGCAACTCAGTTTGTTCAGATTTGCTAAAATTTCTTATTAAACATTACTGCTGTATATTACAAGAATTTCATAATCATACTTCAAAATACCAATTttaaatactgcaaaaattCTTGATTTCTGTTCAGACTGATTTATAAAAACtccattaattaaaaataattttataaataacttcaaaaaggaaaacatctaaAGAATTTGGTTTTAATGAAAAGAGTCACAGCTGCCTGAACCTCTCCTTGAACTACTAAACGCTACAATAACTCAATGAAtagtttataaaaatatattttttcattttacgGGAGAAAATGGAGGtagacaaaaggaaaatacGAGTTTGAGTATAATGCCACACTTGAGAACAACATATTTGCATGGAAAAAgagcttttatttcttaagaATCTTAGTTAATAGGAAAGCCAGTAAAGCATTTGGTCTCAGTCTTTGTTGGTGCACTACTTCAGTGTGAAGTCTACAGGAGAAGGTGAAAGAACTAAGTGCACATTGAACTTCTGCAGCAGGCCAGTCAAATTTGCACATCAATTGGAGGAAGGTTTACTGCACATTCAACAATTCCTTATTTTTCAAAGTCTTAGTTCAAACAGTAACACTAACTTTGTTTTCCATATCTGATACCATGATCAGGATTCACAGAACCTTAAAGGTTTTCTATATATTTCCACAAGTTTCCCTATATCAGTTGTAATTCCACTGTAGAACAAGTGATTTAACTGTGTAGTGTTACACAGCTAGGCTCCCttctccctcaaaaaaaaaaacctaaacaaaacaTAAGAGCGAGAGATCTAAAGCCTGGAATCTAGAAGCTGGAAGAAAAGGAGCACTGAAAGCAATACTCACCACACTAAACTACACTCCTCACATGCAAATGCTTTCGGCTCTCAAAAGTCTGTGGTGCTTCTTACCAATAAAAATAACTGAGGCAGAACTAACACAATCCAGAAATGTATCTGAACATACCACTACATGCGGCTACTAAATAGGCTGTGTTCCAGAGTCCCTGAATTCTTCAAACACTGGCTATGCTGAAACATACCATCCACATACTTTGAAAGATGAGCAAATGGACTTTTTTCAGCTGGCAAGAGCTACTTCTCTTCTTTATAATGCAACTCAAAATGGGGAATTTGTCATATCAGTGTATTATGAGCCCCCAGACTTTTAACTCCTGAATTCAAATATGACCGCTACTTTTATTACAAGAGATGACATATTGTGacaaaaattttatatataatacaacatttatataatttataacCACAATGGCAAGTGATAACTTAGATGCTCTTGTTGGCATAGCTATCCACATATATTGactatatattaaaaaaactgcAACAAAGTAAACTTAGACAACCATACAGAATCCAGGAAAAAATCTGTATGGTAATCTCAGAGCACAAGacttgaaaataacattttcagagTTCTCTGATTAACTCGTGATGGAAACACAGGAATTAGCATCTATAGTTTCTTGCAACCTaagatgaatttaaaaaatttaaggGATCCTCCTTGCAAATGTGTACTGATGATCATTCATATGAACAGCATGCtatgaatttttaattgtttagtGCCTAAATCCATGTTCTTCTATCCTTAATTATCCAAGTACGGAATTCTAAATTAAGAATGACTATGCCCAAAAGAGCTCCCCCCCAGTTATTTTTGAAAACCTGCCACTTAATACGATGTCTGAAGTCAGAATATCTTCTAAGTccttgcttttgaaaatatttgaagaggACTAGCATTTGCTTTTTCCATGTCAGAGCATTATTTGAAAGCATTTTAGCATTTCTAATTTTAGCACAACAAACTGCAGTTTCAGCTGCCAAAAGCACTTAAATTTCATGAAATATGGAAAATCCTCCCCACTGTGAAGAGCACACAGCTAAACTAAAGTGTTGAAGAAAACTCACATTCATTATGTTAACAAAGTTAATGAAAAACCCTTACTCTAATACTAAAGCGAGAACTAATTAAGTCACCACAAAAACTGAAAGTCTTTTTTGATACCTACTGCATACAGGTCACCAGAGTGTAAAACCAATATTATTACAGCCTAGAATATGTGTGTTCATGCATTTCTAGTCTCCTTGACATAATTCCAGCCTCTATCCAACATCAACAGAAGATCTaaacaggggaaagaaaaattaatttggtaaATGCTGTGATTTAATAACCTCTCTTCACTCAGTTTGCCTTAGGGTTGCTATGGCAACACTGCCACTTTCTTTAAGCTTGCGACCTGATACTACTCATCATCTGTCACCTAATACATAGCACCGCATCCAATGCATTCACCCTACACGGATCACAGCACCTGTTCCATAGAATGATCCAATGTACCGGGACACAAATTACTGAAATACCGAGTTCCAAGGGCTCAGGAAAATTAACAGTACAATCCACCAATCTTGTAAAAGCTTTGCATTACGTAAGTTACATATAGTTGCTAAACTTTAGGGTTGGGACATATTTCACACTCACATGATGAAACACTGACCAGCATAGTTAGAACAAAAGAAGCCTGATGAGTTTTACTGTGTTCTAGGCAACTTGAGTTACTTAACCTGAATAGCCAATTAATACAAACTTTTAGAACCTcatgaaatactgcttttaatgaaaacttCAAAGCACACCATTGATGACATTCTAATATACCTATATTTGTATGAATATTGTCTGCAGTCATCCTGAAGAGAGGGATACACTCAAACATCACCCTAAAAATCATGCTTTCATAAACCATTAAAGATGTTATGTATCAGCTTCACCATCACTGCCTGCTAGGCTGCTGTCTGTGGACGGAGCTCCATCTTCATTAATACCCTCACCATTATTCTCTCTCTTATGACCTTCATCATTTGCATCCTCCTTAGGCGTGTCATTAACCTCTGGAGGTTGTTTCCCTTCAGGTAGTTTAAAACTACTTGATGCAGAATCCAAATCAGATGTATTTAGTTGCTCCTTGGCATCAGGATCCCCTAAAAATGACTCCCACACCTTGAgcctttcttccctttctcttgcAGTCTCCTCCACCTGTTAAAGAAGTGTTCATACACGTTGTTACAGAGCCATTCTTGTCAAAGGGAGCATCTACACAGATAAagttaaacaaatatttatattacagAAATATCTCAATGCTGACTGTGAACTAACGATTTGTACATCCGGCAGCTAATCCTCTAAGCTGACTCTTTCAGAACTCAAACAGGTCCTCTAATTTTTTGCTAAGTTGAATAATTGAGAATTATTTTTGGAGACATTCTACAGCTTTTGAAAAGAAGCAAGATAATGCAGGCATGGGCAGGGGAAGGGTATGGGGACAGGAATGCCAAACACTCCTAGAATTCAAGCAGATTTATTGTTTGGGAGACATATTTGATAAAATAGAACCAAGAAACGTTACCTGATAATCCGTTACACCATCCCACGTTTCAGCACTGAGCTGACGGCCACCAAACCACCTTCCATTTAGAGTCAGTTTGCACAGATCAGCTTCTGTTGCTTCTTTAAATGACACGGAAGCGACACCATCAGGATGCCTCTGTAAGGACAGGCAAGTTGCATTTAACAATATTCTAACTAATGCATTCATTCCAATATCCTTTATATTGTCTTATAAAATCAATCAGGATATAGCTGCATTCCGATCATGCATAATCATGTTTGAAAAGTTCAATTCAAGTTTCCATACGTTGTTCTATTGGCACACAGAACACAATTTTcgaacacagaaaacaaaaaaatacttcaaCTAGCAGAGCTACAAATAATGTATCCATACCATTTGTAAATTTGTAACATACATCCAAGTCCCTGGGAAGAGTTAGTTTGCCTTTAGGTAGGCTGAAGTAGACAAGTGCTTAGACATCAAGTTCCAAAAGCTTCAAAGTATGGAAAGATTAAATCAAGTTTCTAAGAAGTAAACACACCCAAATGAATGCTCCACCCATAAAGTGGCCTAAACGTTTTGCACCTTTGCACATTACATCAATTCTGCCAACACAACATATAAAAGTACCTACATCAAATATGAGAACCTTCTTTACTTGACCAAACTTTTCACACTCTGTCCGCAGATCTTCTCTTATCTCATTTAGCACCAAAGGGTCCTCCTACAAAGCAATTACACAGCTTTAATCAAACACAAGCACTCCTCTCAGCTTTATTTTTGCTCCATCACCAGTGGTACACATCTCTCAACCTGTCAAAAGCCCATAAATTAAGTGCTGCTATGCTGCATTTTCAAAGCCACCTGGGAGCTGGCAGACAGCTCTTATTTGAATTTAATAAACACTTGTTAATAAAGCTATTTTGTGCTCATTTCTCCATTCTAACCATTACTGTTGTTTACTCCTCTTTCTATGCCAGAAAGGAATTTCATCAAACATACAGGTTTTCCAGAAAGTGAAAAACCCTGAcctgaaaaatacattcttaccaacattttttccttgcttttggaGAGAGATGAATGAATTTAAAGCAGATGTTTGGCACAGGAGAACACCCTTCCCAAACAGCgagtttaattttgttttcatctgctTAGAATTTTGCTACAATTTGTATGGCAGAAGGGTCAGACATGTTAACTTCTAACAGCACAACCTACAGAAGTAAACTGCCTCTTCCTACCTCAAAGTCCTTGGGGTGAAACATATTCCTGATAATAACAATGCGTTCATGCCGCATTCGAGTTGCCCCATCTTTCTTCTCTGGCCTCCAATCCAGCTGTCTAATGAAATGAAGCAACAGTAAGAAGATATTGTTGCGGCTCTCTTCAGTTTCTACAAGtatttgttgaaaaaaaatcattaatttggCATTTCTTGTAATATATTAACATATATTTTGACATAAAGAGTGAAGTTATTCTTCTAAAAATCACAGTAATCACCCAGGTTTACTACTGCTGCAAAGCATTTAAGGTTTTAAGGTATTTAAAGACTCATAGGGAATACAAATAACTTTTCaaagaacagtattttttttaaaacactgagaaaatatttatgaagtaTTAATTGCCTCCTAACATCAACTTGGATAAAGGAACCAGCTGTTTCCAAGTGCAATTAAAAAGCCAgtatttcaccttttttcctaACTTATTCTGTAAAAAAGGAGATTCACTATTCCCCTAGGTAAAATTtaactgcttttatttaaaagaacatGCAAGAACACCTTGACTCTTCCACAGACATTACTACAATATGCATTTTGCTCCCCAGTATAGAGCCACTAACACAAACTAGGCATGTAACCTAGCACATCTGTTCTAGGACTTTGCCTTCTCACAGCAAATCTTATTTCTCGTATAAATGCCTACTTCATATCCtattacaaaaaaccccacacatttACTTACACTTTTAAATCTCAAGATCATACAGTGAGGTGGGGAAATCTTAAAGTTTCTTCTTGTACCTGCTACTTTAGCTGAAGAAAACTTGGATTTCCAATGAGAACAGTTATACTAGTAAATTATGCTCTTAAAACTCAATAGGAACACAGTCCTTTTATTCACACAAATTGCTGTCAAAAGcaatttcataattttcataAACCTATCATCAGTGTATCTTTGGGGCAGATATACTTCCAGCTTTAATCAATAAGATATCAAGTAGCCTTTGCTCCCCTTAACTAAGGGATAACATTTCTATTTACATTACTATTTACAGTGCTTAGTGGAATGTTGTTTTCATtgaaatatcaaaaatattCAAACTCTCCTTTAATCTGCATCTTCTTGGTTCCAAAAGGCAGAACAACAATTTTTAAGTGACAAAAGCAATGAAACAAGGTACAACTAAAAACTCAGTATATTTTATAGCAGAGAGAAATGTCTGGGGGAATCTACAGAGATATTTTAGTATTCGTTCTTGTGGCAGCCATCATTTCTTGCCCTTGGTAACCGCTGCAGTATGGCACTAAATACGTGCGAGCAGCAAGTGTTATGACCTTCCAGCAGTAACCCCCAATATTGTGACAGAACTTGCACACTCTTTTGCACTGAAAAGAGTTTATTTCCCCCGAGCTGTAGTATCTTCTGCATCTGAAGGCACCATTGCTCCCTATGTACTGTTTTAGTGAGTGAATCACAAAGAAGTTCCATTATATCAAAACTTAATCTAGGAGTTAATTCCCTTCAAACATGCAATAGTTAAGTTGTTGCACTGTCAGACAAGACTTGAACTTCTGCAAAATTTAGAATAGTATTTGAACGAAAGCACCACTTTGCTAACAGCACTTAGAATGCAAGCAATACtatactgaaataaaagataCAAACTTCTGCTGTTGCGATAACTTCTTCTTGTAGTCtttacatttcttcttctttttgctTGCATCATACTCCCCCTTCAGTTGGAACTTTGCAACTTCCACATGCAATTTATAGCCTCGGATTTCTGCTTCATCCAGAAGCCTCAAAGCAAGTTGAACTGATTCTCTCTATTTGAAGATAACACACAGCACAAACTTTAAAGCACATGGCAAAATCAAATTGTATTACAATAAAATGTCATTAAGTATATAAGAATCAAGTCCCCGTCACTGAAAACCATAATGCCATCTTCTGACACACAGTTGACACTGTTTTCTTGATTAAAACTAAGTATTTCACTCCTGTTGTAACTGATTAATACCTCCAAAAGCAGCTGCATATATTTCATTCAAATATGTCACAGACACAAAACTGCAATATCCAAGCAAGCTGATGAACTtaaaagcaagaataaaaaGATTTCAGGGGACTGATTTCCCATAAAACTTGTACTGCTTTTCCAAGAAGAGacttaagtaatttttaatgtttttctaaaagtactttaaaatgAAGACCGTATTTATGCTTAGGTACTCCACAGCTCCAACTACTACAATTACAAAAATAGCAGAGACTACAAGCCATTTTACTTAGTACTGCCGAGTGCTTCTTGCAGAACTAAGGCCAGTTGCACTTGCAATCATCTTTCCAAATGATTCACAAGGGAAACAGTACTGCAGACTAAACTTTCATAGCTTAATAAAGAATGAAAGCACAGTTCTGAAGTGCACCAGTTCTCAATTAAAAGCTGCAAATACAGGACTACAGTATGTTCATTCCTGGCTCGATACTTCTGTATTCTTGGTTATACAGTGGcatattttcaaagtaaaagGTGAGGAGCCTCCCATTTCAGCCCAAAATCTCCGACACCCAAGACAGGGGCACATAGAGACATGTTCAGCAGGTATTATGGCCATTTCCAGGCAGAGGGTGAGGTTGCATAAGAGGAAACAAATGAGGTAAGTGGGCATTTCTGGAGTAAATCTTTAAAAGAGACACCTATATTCCAAATTGTGCTTTAGATTTTGACAAATCTTCTGAATGTGATTCTGAAACAATGACCATATGTGCCTTCAAAGGgatgaaaaattgcatttcagtgCACCACTGACCTTGAGATAACAACAGAGGCCATCTCCTTTAAGATTTCCTTCCTTATCTTTGTATAGTTTGATCTTATGCTCTTCTGTCTGAGGATCTCGCATGATGATACCACATTTTGACATAACTTGCACAAACTCATCTTTCGTAATGTCTGGAGGTAAACCTGCATAACAAATTCAAAAGGAAGGCTTAAATATggcctctttaaaaaaaaccaaacctcacTAGAACAAATCTTTCCATAgtgtttttttcataaaaaggTATCAAAATAAAGCACAACATTTTACATACACTGCAAGAAACCACTGCCCCTGGGCATTACCTTCTAAGCATTACTTCATACCAGTGTTTTGAAAATCCCTGTACTTTGGTGTAATGCACAGAAAGATCTGTGCTCCCTAATATGCACACCTAGAGATTTATTGTTACACGTCATCCACACTGCAGTAGCCACAAAGGCCTCTCCAAATGTACCTCTCCTGCCCAAGCTTTGAGTTCCACTGCATTTCTAGttatcagcaaaaaaaaaaaaaaaaaaaaccaccataaGAACACGACCTACAAACAGACAACTGTTTTCTCCATTCAGAAACTCAATAAAAAGAGTAACTTATAACGTATAGAGATTTTAAGATCTGAACCCTGAACTAATGataagaaaaaaccaaaatggatGAGAAAATTATGTGTATGTCCCATGCTAGTTTGGCCTGCataaagatttttgaaaatgcAAGAATGTACACTCGTGTGACTGCTCACAACCACCAAGTGTCCCTAAGCATATGCATCTAGAGATAGCACTTCAGCATCCAAAACAGGTAGAAAAATGCCACAATAAGTGCACAGATAATTTCATTTGAGCTTTCACATTACTTTATCACTCTATTCTCAACgtttttttactgtttcctCCTTCTTACCTAATAATTACTTACTAGAGCAAATGAAAATTATAGATTAAGTGATGCGTATGGTTGGTCTACTACCTCATCACAAACTTGTCATTATCCTATACCTTAGAAGTCTGCATAAATTGTTTTTGTTATAAAAGAATAGATTAGTGACTTGGTTGACAAAGCTCACAGAATATCCCATTTAACAAATAACAGCATGGAATACGTTCATTCTACTTCTTACCCCCACATCTGTAATTTAAAGGTCATAGACATTATGCAGTCAGGAACATAACATTAAGTAGCTTGCAAGTGACATGGAATAGATAACATTAGAGACATACAAGTCTCTCTTACCATCTTTAGCTCAAGATAGATAAATAAACACTATTACCTACCTGTCACATaaacatttgtgtttctgtCTTCTTCAACATGAAACCACCCTAAACACAAGAGTTCAATTCAGTTATGGTAATACATTAAACATGGGAGCATAAACGTTTATATTCCATCAGATTTATAAGAATTTTTGCTTGCTCAGAGagaatttaatttgcttttttcccctctttgtaTACAGATTTAGGAGGATACCTATGAAGCACCGCACAATTTTAGAACCATTCTGCAAATTACCAGCACAACCTTCCCTTTGCTGTACCAGATAACGACAACCAATTGCCAGTTTTCCCTCAGTACAATACAGGTTATAGTCTGCACAGAGGGAAATGTTTTGTCACTTACCTGGCTCtagcttccttttctctgacTTTTGTTTTGgatctgtttgtttttgtccCATCTCATTTGCTGATGGTTTTGTTCCTGGTATCTTAGAACTTACTGGCTGCTTACTTTCAATGGTTGTACCAGAGGCAGATGAAGTATCCGTCTCATCTGCATGGAAGCCATAGTTGGCATGATAGGTTGCCAGGAAATCTTCTGTTATCTGAAGAGAAATTaggaaaattattataatattttaaagaattataaATTCAGGCTTGTATTTTAACACTAGTTAGGTGACGGTCATTTTCT from Catharus ustulatus isolate bCatUst1 chromosome 14, bCatUst1.pri.v2, whole genome shotgun sequence encodes:
- the HTATSF1 gene encoding HIV Tat-specific factor 1 → MSGEDGNEEFYRQLQLQQQYETRPAEGEGEGESDPFTYVDPADGAAYEWDLEKKAWFPKITEDFLATYHANYGFHADETDTSSASGTTIESKQPVSSKIPGTKPSANEMGQKQTDPKQKSEKRKLEPGWFHVEEDRNTNVYVTGLPPDITKDEFVQVMSKCGIIMRDPQTEEHKIKLYKDKEGNLKGDGLCCYLKRESVQLALRLLDEAEIRGYKLHVEVAKFQLKGEYDASKKKKKCKDYKKKLSQQQKQLDWRPEKKDGATRMRHERIVIIRNMFHPKDFEEDPLVLNEIREDLRTECEKFGQVKKVLIFDRHPDGVASVSFKEATEADLCKLTLNGRWFGGRQLSAETWDGVTDYQVEETAREREERLKVWESFLGDPDAKEQLNTSDLDSASSSFKLPEGKQPPEVNDTPKEDANDEGHKRENNGEGINEDGAPSTDSSLAGSDGEADT